A window of the Cuculus canorus isolate bCucCan1 chromosome 3, bCucCan1.pri, whole genome shotgun sequence genome harbors these coding sequences:
- the EIF2AK2 gene encoding interferon-induced, double-stranded RNA-activated protein kinase isoform X1 produces MERECMKKLNEYCQRQKLTLVYADVKVTGLSHDPEFTVVVKIDGVEYRTGTGKNKKEARAVAAKETWEMIEKQLESPSNMQAEELVTSPVTLPPVPDNDYVSRLNMFSQRTRRLVDYSKKQCSGGAHAPMFSCSCVISGTVYGIGTGPSLAAAKQAAAKQAYEKLDKEGSLTHIPWIPLRRKTILILIGSEKSNSNFTLGEHSNSSRAPIQSDSDSSICFEDSAEKLVEKMKDMRVCEKPSPSWRDTLKGKRQLAANFGNIRNEGEKKKMSDSDESLPHLDTDTRESPYTVNQRFLESFRNIEPIGEGAFGNVFKGIAKNADRTYAVKRVCFTKKVNREVKELARLDHENIVRYYFSWEGDDYVTYPDSRKKSEKKLHCLFITMEFCEQGTLENWIEKKRQTRKYHEMAQNKFLQVLKGVEYIHSKDLIHRDLKPQNIFISHEDKIKIGDFGLVTSLAYGTLSKNRGTESYMAPEQFGDKYGKEVDIYALGLIWFEVLSPCSRHEKSEIWHDIREGKLPERLINQFPAEVWDFNTLFQLIYSLKNNLLTFTFFLQATMIKRMLSRDSSGRLSASEILHLMSVDKNNSLKTPFTSFSDSAYKSSI; encoded by the exons GTTCACAGTTGTGGTTAAAATAGATGGTGTAGAATACCGTACAGGCACTGGTAAAAATAAGAAGGAAGCAAGAGCAGTAGCAGCAAAAGAAACCTGGGAAATGATTGAAAAACAG cTAGAGAGTCCTTCAAATATGCAAGCTGAAGAATTAGTGACAAGTCCAGTGACCTTACCACCTGTACCAGACAATGACTATGTCAGCCGACTAAATATGTTTTCACAAAGGACACGGAGATTAGTTGATTATTCTAAGAAACAGTGTTCTGGAGGTGCCCATGCTCCCAT GTTTTCTTGTAGCTGTGTGATTAGTGGTACGGTGTATGGAATTGGCACTGGACCTTCTCTAGCTGCTGCAAAACAAGCTGCTGCAAAACAGGCATATGAGAAGCTAGACAAGGAAGGCTCTCTAACA CATATTCCATGGATTCCactgaggaggaaaacaatCCTTATTTTG ataggAAGTGAAAAATCTAACAGCAATTTTACACTTGGCGAACATAGTAATTCCTCTCGAGCGCCAATTCAGTCTGACTCAGA CAGCAGTATTTGCTTTGAAGACTCAGCTGAAAAGTTggtagaaaaaatgaaagacatgCGAGTATGTGAAAAGCCTTCACCTTCTTGG aGAGACACCCTGAAAGGTAAAAG ACAATTGGCAGCTAATTTTGGTAACATCAGAAAcgagggagagaaaaaaaagatgtcagaTTCAGATGAAAGTTTGCCACATTTGGACACAGATACCAGGGAAAGCCCATACACTGTGAATCAAAG attcctTGAGAGTTTTAGAAATATAGAGCCTATTGGTGAAGGCGCTTTTGGGAATGTTTTCAAAGGAATAGCAAAGAATGCTGACAGAACCTATGCAGTCAAACGAGTTTGCTTCACAAA GAAGGTAAATCGTGAAGTAAAAGAACTTGCGAGGCTTGACCATGAAAACATAGTGCGCTATTATTTTAGCTGGGAAGGAGATGACTATGTAACTTACCCAGACTCGAG gaagaaGTCAGAGAAAAAATTGCACTGTCTTTTCATCACAATGGAATTCTGTGAACAAGGGACATTGGAAAACTGGATTGAAAAGAAGAGACAAACCCGAAAGTATCATGAAATGgcacaaaacaaatttttacaAGTACTGAAAGGAGTAGAATATATTCATTCTAAAGACTTAATTCATCGAGACCTCAAG cctcaaaatatattcatatcacatgaagataaaataaaaataggcgACTTTGGTCTTGTGACTTCTCTGGCATATGGGACTCTGAGTAAGAACAGAGGAACAGAATCATATATGGCACCAGAACAG TTTGGGGACAAATACGGAAAGGAAGTAGATATTTATGCACTGGGATTAATTTGGTTTGAAGTTCTTTCTCCATGCAGTCGTCATGAAAAAAGTGAG ATATGGCATGATATTAGAGAAGGTAAACTTCCAGAGCGCTTAATCAACCAATTTCCAGCAGAGGTATGGGATTTTAATACATTATTTCAGTTGATTTATTCactcaaaaataatttattgacatttactttctttttgcagGCAACTATGATAAAAAGGATGCTTTCAAGAGACTCTTCAGGAAGACTGTCTGCATCTGAAATACTTCATTTGATGTCCGTTGATAAAAACAACTCACTTAAAACTCCTTTTACAAGTTTTTCAGATTCTGCATATAAATCCAGCATTTGA
- the EIF2AK2 gene encoding interferon-induced, double-stranded RNA-activated protein kinase isoform X7, translating into MERECMKKLNEYCQRQKLTLVYADVKVTGLSHDPEFTVVVKIDGVEYRTGTGKNKKEARAVAAKETWEMIEKQLESPSNMQAEELVTSPVTLPPVPDNDYVSRLNMFSQRTRRLVDYSKKQCSGGAHAPMFSCSCVISGTVYGIGTGPSLAAAKQAAAKQAYEKLDKEGSLTIGSEKSNSNFTLGEHSNSSRAPIQSDSDSSICFEDSAEKLVEKMKDMRVCEKPSPSWRDTLKGKRQLAANFGNIRNEGEKKKMSDSDESLPHLDTDTRESPYTVNQRFLESFRNIEPIGEGAFGNVFKGIAKNADRTYAVKRVCFTKKVNREVKELARLDHENIVRYYFSWEGDDYVTYPDSRKKSEKKLHCLFITMEFCEQGTLENWIEKKRQTRKYHEMAQNKFLQVLKGVEYIHSKDLIHRDLKPQNIFISHEDKIKIGDFGLVTSLAYGTLSKNRGTESYMAPEQFGDKYGKEVDIYALGLIWFEVLSPCSRHEKSEIWHDIREGKLPERLINQFPAEATMIKRMLSRDSSGRLSASEILHLMSVDKNNSLKTPFTSFSDSAYKSSI; encoded by the exons GTTCACAGTTGTGGTTAAAATAGATGGTGTAGAATACCGTACAGGCACTGGTAAAAATAAGAAGGAAGCAAGAGCAGTAGCAGCAAAAGAAACCTGGGAAATGATTGAAAAACAG cTAGAGAGTCCTTCAAATATGCAAGCTGAAGAATTAGTGACAAGTCCAGTGACCTTACCACCTGTACCAGACAATGACTATGTCAGCCGACTAAATATGTTTTCACAAAGGACACGGAGATTAGTTGATTATTCTAAGAAACAGTGTTCTGGAGGTGCCCATGCTCCCAT GTTTTCTTGTAGCTGTGTGATTAGTGGTACGGTGTATGGAATTGGCACTGGACCTTCTCTAGCTGCTGCAAAACAAGCTGCTGCAAAACAGGCATATGAGAAGCTAGACAAGGAAGGCTCTCTAACA ataggAAGTGAAAAATCTAACAGCAATTTTACACTTGGCGAACATAGTAATTCCTCTCGAGCGCCAATTCAGTCTGACTCAGA CAGCAGTATTTGCTTTGAAGACTCAGCTGAAAAGTTggtagaaaaaatgaaagacatgCGAGTATGTGAAAAGCCTTCACCTTCTTGG aGAGACACCCTGAAAGGTAAAAG ACAATTGGCAGCTAATTTTGGTAACATCAGAAAcgagggagagaaaaaaaagatgtcagaTTCAGATGAAAGTTTGCCACATTTGGACACAGATACCAGGGAAAGCCCATACACTGTGAATCAAAG attcctTGAGAGTTTTAGAAATATAGAGCCTATTGGTGAAGGCGCTTTTGGGAATGTTTTCAAAGGAATAGCAAAGAATGCTGACAGAACCTATGCAGTCAAACGAGTTTGCTTCACAAA GAAGGTAAATCGTGAAGTAAAAGAACTTGCGAGGCTTGACCATGAAAACATAGTGCGCTATTATTTTAGCTGGGAAGGAGATGACTATGTAACTTACCCAGACTCGAG gaagaaGTCAGAGAAAAAATTGCACTGTCTTTTCATCACAATGGAATTCTGTGAACAAGGGACATTGGAAAACTGGATTGAAAAGAAGAGACAAACCCGAAAGTATCATGAAATGgcacaaaacaaatttttacaAGTACTGAAAGGAGTAGAATATATTCATTCTAAAGACTTAATTCATCGAGACCTCAAG cctcaaaatatattcatatcacatgaagataaaataaaaataggcgACTTTGGTCTTGTGACTTCTCTGGCATATGGGACTCTGAGTAAGAACAGAGGAACAGAATCATATATGGCACCAGAACAG TTTGGGGACAAATACGGAAAGGAAGTAGATATTTATGCACTGGGATTAATTTGGTTTGAAGTTCTTTCTCCATGCAGTCGTCATGAAAAAAGTGAG ATATGGCATGATATTAGAGAAGGTAAACTTCCAGAGCGCTTAATCAACCAATTTCCAGCAGAG GCAACTATGATAAAAAGGATGCTTTCAAGAGACTCTTCAGGAAGACTGTCTGCATCTGAAATACTTCATTTGATGTCCGTTGATAAAAACAACTCACTTAAAACTCCTTTTACAAGTTTTTCAGATTCTGCATATAAATCCAGCATTTGA
- the EIF2AK2 gene encoding interferon-induced, double-stranded RNA-activated protein kinase isoform X4 produces the protein MERECMKKLNEYCQRQKLTLVYADVKVTGLSHDPEFTVVVKIDGVEYRTGTGKNKKEARAVAAKETWEMIEKQLESPSNMQAEELVTSPVTLPPVPDNDYVSRLNMFSQRTRRLVDYSKKQCSGGAHAPMFSCSCVISGTVYGIGTGPSLAAAKQAAAKQAYEKLDKEGSLTIGSEKSNSNFTLGEHSNSSRAPIQSDSDSICFEDSAEKLVEKMKDMRVCEKPSPSWRDTLKGKRQLAANFGNIRNEGEKKKMSDSDESLPHLDTDTRESPYTVNQRFLESFRNIEPIGEGAFGNVFKGIAKNADRTYAVKRVCFTKKVNREVKELARLDHENIVRYYFSWEGDDYVTYPDSRKKSEKKLHCLFITMEFCEQGTLENWIEKKRQTRKYHEMAQNKFLQVLKGVEYIHSKDLIHRDLKPQNIFISHEDKIKIGDFGLVTSLAYGTLSKNRGTESYMAPEQFGDKYGKEVDIYALGLIWFEVLSPCSRHEKSEIWHDIREGKLPERLINQFPAEVWDFNTLFQLIYSLKNNLLTFTFFLQATMIKRMLSRDSSGRLSASEILHLMSVDKNNSLKTPFTSFSDSAYKSSI, from the exons GTTCACAGTTGTGGTTAAAATAGATGGTGTAGAATACCGTACAGGCACTGGTAAAAATAAGAAGGAAGCAAGAGCAGTAGCAGCAAAAGAAACCTGGGAAATGATTGAAAAACAG cTAGAGAGTCCTTCAAATATGCAAGCTGAAGAATTAGTGACAAGTCCAGTGACCTTACCACCTGTACCAGACAATGACTATGTCAGCCGACTAAATATGTTTTCACAAAGGACACGGAGATTAGTTGATTATTCTAAGAAACAGTGTTCTGGAGGTGCCCATGCTCCCAT GTTTTCTTGTAGCTGTGTGATTAGTGGTACGGTGTATGGAATTGGCACTGGACCTTCTCTAGCTGCTGCAAAACAAGCTGCTGCAAAACAGGCATATGAGAAGCTAGACAAGGAAGGCTCTCTAACA ataggAAGTGAAAAATCTAACAGCAATTTTACACTTGGCGAACATAGTAATTCCTCTCGAGCGCCAATTCAGTCTGACTCAGA CAGTATTTGCTTTGAAGACTCAGCTGAAAAGTTggtagaaaaaatgaaagacatgCGAGTATGTGAAAAGCCTTCACCTTCTTGG aGAGACACCCTGAAAGGTAAAAG ACAATTGGCAGCTAATTTTGGTAACATCAGAAAcgagggagagaaaaaaaagatgtcagaTTCAGATGAAAGTTTGCCACATTTGGACACAGATACCAGGGAAAGCCCATACACTGTGAATCAAAG attcctTGAGAGTTTTAGAAATATAGAGCCTATTGGTGAAGGCGCTTTTGGGAATGTTTTCAAAGGAATAGCAAAGAATGCTGACAGAACCTATGCAGTCAAACGAGTTTGCTTCACAAA GAAGGTAAATCGTGAAGTAAAAGAACTTGCGAGGCTTGACCATGAAAACATAGTGCGCTATTATTTTAGCTGGGAAGGAGATGACTATGTAACTTACCCAGACTCGAG gaagaaGTCAGAGAAAAAATTGCACTGTCTTTTCATCACAATGGAATTCTGTGAACAAGGGACATTGGAAAACTGGATTGAAAAGAAGAGACAAACCCGAAAGTATCATGAAATGgcacaaaacaaatttttacaAGTACTGAAAGGAGTAGAATATATTCATTCTAAAGACTTAATTCATCGAGACCTCAAG cctcaaaatatattcatatcacatgaagataaaataaaaataggcgACTTTGGTCTTGTGACTTCTCTGGCATATGGGACTCTGAGTAAGAACAGAGGAACAGAATCATATATGGCACCAGAACAG TTTGGGGACAAATACGGAAAGGAAGTAGATATTTATGCACTGGGATTAATTTGGTTTGAAGTTCTTTCTCCATGCAGTCGTCATGAAAAAAGTGAG ATATGGCATGATATTAGAGAAGGTAAACTTCCAGAGCGCTTAATCAACCAATTTCCAGCAGAGGTATGGGATTTTAATACATTATTTCAGTTGATTTATTCactcaaaaataatttattgacatttactttctttttgcagGCAACTATGATAAAAAGGATGCTTTCAAGAGACTCTTCAGGAAGACTGTCTGCATCTGAAATACTTCATTTGATGTCCGTTGATAAAAACAACTCACTTAAAACTCCTTTTACAAGTTTTTCAGATTCTGCATATAAATCCAGCATTTGA
- the EIF2AK2 gene encoding interferon-induced, double-stranded RNA-activated protein kinase isoform X3: protein MERECMKKLNEYCQRQKLTLVYADVKVTGLSHDPEFTVVVKIDGVEYRTGTGKNKKEARAVAAKETWEMIEKQLESPSNMQAEELVTSPVTLPPVPDNDYVSRLNMFSQRTRRLVDYSKKQCSGGAHAPMFSCSCVISGTVYGIGTGPSLAAAKQAAAKQAYEKLDKEGSLTIGSEKSNSNFTLGEHSNSSRAPIQSDSDSSICFEDSAEKLVEKMKDMRVCEKPSPSWRDTLKGKRQLAANFGNIRNEGEKKKMSDSDESLPHLDTDTRESPYTVNQRFLESFRNIEPIGEGAFGNVFKGIAKNADRTYAVKRVCFTKKVNREVKELARLDHENIVRYYFSWEGDDYVTYPDSRKKSEKKLHCLFITMEFCEQGTLENWIEKKRQTRKYHEMAQNKFLQVLKGVEYIHSKDLIHRDLKPQNIFISHEDKIKIGDFGLVTSLAYGTLSKNRGTESYMAPEQFGDKYGKEVDIYALGLIWFEVLSPCSRHEKSEIWHDIREGKLPERLINQFPAEVWDFNTLFQLIYSLKNNLLTFTFFLQATMIKRMLSRDSSGRLSASEILHLMSVDKNNSLKTPFTSFSDSAYKSSI, encoded by the exons GTTCACAGTTGTGGTTAAAATAGATGGTGTAGAATACCGTACAGGCACTGGTAAAAATAAGAAGGAAGCAAGAGCAGTAGCAGCAAAAGAAACCTGGGAAATGATTGAAAAACAG cTAGAGAGTCCTTCAAATATGCAAGCTGAAGAATTAGTGACAAGTCCAGTGACCTTACCACCTGTACCAGACAATGACTATGTCAGCCGACTAAATATGTTTTCACAAAGGACACGGAGATTAGTTGATTATTCTAAGAAACAGTGTTCTGGAGGTGCCCATGCTCCCAT GTTTTCTTGTAGCTGTGTGATTAGTGGTACGGTGTATGGAATTGGCACTGGACCTTCTCTAGCTGCTGCAAAACAAGCTGCTGCAAAACAGGCATATGAGAAGCTAGACAAGGAAGGCTCTCTAACA ataggAAGTGAAAAATCTAACAGCAATTTTACACTTGGCGAACATAGTAATTCCTCTCGAGCGCCAATTCAGTCTGACTCAGA CAGCAGTATTTGCTTTGAAGACTCAGCTGAAAAGTTggtagaaaaaatgaaagacatgCGAGTATGTGAAAAGCCTTCACCTTCTTGG aGAGACACCCTGAAAGGTAAAAG ACAATTGGCAGCTAATTTTGGTAACATCAGAAAcgagggagagaaaaaaaagatgtcagaTTCAGATGAAAGTTTGCCACATTTGGACACAGATACCAGGGAAAGCCCATACACTGTGAATCAAAG attcctTGAGAGTTTTAGAAATATAGAGCCTATTGGTGAAGGCGCTTTTGGGAATGTTTTCAAAGGAATAGCAAAGAATGCTGACAGAACCTATGCAGTCAAACGAGTTTGCTTCACAAA GAAGGTAAATCGTGAAGTAAAAGAACTTGCGAGGCTTGACCATGAAAACATAGTGCGCTATTATTTTAGCTGGGAAGGAGATGACTATGTAACTTACCCAGACTCGAG gaagaaGTCAGAGAAAAAATTGCACTGTCTTTTCATCACAATGGAATTCTGTGAACAAGGGACATTGGAAAACTGGATTGAAAAGAAGAGACAAACCCGAAAGTATCATGAAATGgcacaaaacaaatttttacaAGTACTGAAAGGAGTAGAATATATTCATTCTAAAGACTTAATTCATCGAGACCTCAAG cctcaaaatatattcatatcacatgaagataaaataaaaataggcgACTTTGGTCTTGTGACTTCTCTGGCATATGGGACTCTGAGTAAGAACAGAGGAACAGAATCATATATGGCACCAGAACAG TTTGGGGACAAATACGGAAAGGAAGTAGATATTTATGCACTGGGATTAATTTGGTTTGAAGTTCTTTCTCCATGCAGTCGTCATGAAAAAAGTGAG ATATGGCATGATATTAGAGAAGGTAAACTTCCAGAGCGCTTAATCAACCAATTTCCAGCAGAGGTATGGGATTTTAATACATTATTTCAGTTGATTTATTCactcaaaaataatttattgacatttactttctttttgcagGCAACTATGATAAAAAGGATGCTTTCAAGAGACTCTTCAGGAAGACTGTCTGCATCTGAAATACTTCATTTGATGTCCGTTGATAAAAACAACTCACTTAAAACTCCTTTTACAAGTTTTTCAGATTCTGCATATAAATCCAGCATTTGA
- the EIF2AK2 gene encoding interferon-induced, double-stranded RNA-activated protein kinase isoform X2: protein MERECMKKLNEYCQRQKLTLVYADVKVTGLSHDPEFTVVVKIDGVEYRTGTGKNKKEARAVAAKETWEMIEKQLESPSNMQAEELVTSPVTLPPVPDNDYVSRLNMFSQRTRRLVDYSKKQCSGGAHAPMFSCSCVISGTVYGIGTGPSLAAAKQAAAKQAYEKLDKEGSLTHIPWIPLRRKTILILIGSEKSNSNFTLGEHSNSSRAPIQSDSDSICFEDSAEKLVEKMKDMRVCEKPSPSWRDTLKGKRQLAANFGNIRNEGEKKKMSDSDESLPHLDTDTRESPYTVNQRFLESFRNIEPIGEGAFGNVFKGIAKNADRTYAVKRVCFTKKVNREVKELARLDHENIVRYYFSWEGDDYVTYPDSRKKSEKKLHCLFITMEFCEQGTLENWIEKKRQTRKYHEMAQNKFLQVLKGVEYIHSKDLIHRDLKPQNIFISHEDKIKIGDFGLVTSLAYGTLSKNRGTESYMAPEQFGDKYGKEVDIYALGLIWFEVLSPCSRHEKSEIWHDIREGKLPERLINQFPAEVWDFNTLFQLIYSLKNNLLTFTFFLQATMIKRMLSRDSSGRLSASEILHLMSVDKNNSLKTPFTSFSDSAYKSSI, encoded by the exons GTTCACAGTTGTGGTTAAAATAGATGGTGTAGAATACCGTACAGGCACTGGTAAAAATAAGAAGGAAGCAAGAGCAGTAGCAGCAAAAGAAACCTGGGAAATGATTGAAAAACAG cTAGAGAGTCCTTCAAATATGCAAGCTGAAGAATTAGTGACAAGTCCAGTGACCTTACCACCTGTACCAGACAATGACTATGTCAGCCGACTAAATATGTTTTCACAAAGGACACGGAGATTAGTTGATTATTCTAAGAAACAGTGTTCTGGAGGTGCCCATGCTCCCAT GTTTTCTTGTAGCTGTGTGATTAGTGGTACGGTGTATGGAATTGGCACTGGACCTTCTCTAGCTGCTGCAAAACAAGCTGCTGCAAAACAGGCATATGAGAAGCTAGACAAGGAAGGCTCTCTAACA CATATTCCATGGATTCCactgaggaggaaaacaatCCTTATTTTG ataggAAGTGAAAAATCTAACAGCAATTTTACACTTGGCGAACATAGTAATTCCTCTCGAGCGCCAATTCAGTCTGACTCAGA CAGTATTTGCTTTGAAGACTCAGCTGAAAAGTTggtagaaaaaatgaaagacatgCGAGTATGTGAAAAGCCTTCACCTTCTTGG aGAGACACCCTGAAAGGTAAAAG ACAATTGGCAGCTAATTTTGGTAACATCAGAAAcgagggagagaaaaaaaagatgtcagaTTCAGATGAAAGTTTGCCACATTTGGACACAGATACCAGGGAAAGCCCATACACTGTGAATCAAAG attcctTGAGAGTTTTAGAAATATAGAGCCTATTGGTGAAGGCGCTTTTGGGAATGTTTTCAAAGGAATAGCAAAGAATGCTGACAGAACCTATGCAGTCAAACGAGTTTGCTTCACAAA GAAGGTAAATCGTGAAGTAAAAGAACTTGCGAGGCTTGACCATGAAAACATAGTGCGCTATTATTTTAGCTGGGAAGGAGATGACTATGTAACTTACCCAGACTCGAG gaagaaGTCAGAGAAAAAATTGCACTGTCTTTTCATCACAATGGAATTCTGTGAACAAGGGACATTGGAAAACTGGATTGAAAAGAAGAGACAAACCCGAAAGTATCATGAAATGgcacaaaacaaatttttacaAGTACTGAAAGGAGTAGAATATATTCATTCTAAAGACTTAATTCATCGAGACCTCAAG cctcaaaatatattcatatcacatgaagataaaataaaaataggcgACTTTGGTCTTGTGACTTCTCTGGCATATGGGACTCTGAGTAAGAACAGAGGAACAGAATCATATATGGCACCAGAACAG TTTGGGGACAAATACGGAAAGGAAGTAGATATTTATGCACTGGGATTAATTTGGTTTGAAGTTCTTTCTCCATGCAGTCGTCATGAAAAAAGTGAG ATATGGCATGATATTAGAGAAGGTAAACTTCCAGAGCGCTTAATCAACCAATTTCCAGCAGAGGTATGGGATTTTAATACATTATTTCAGTTGATTTATTCactcaaaaataatttattgacatttactttctttttgcagGCAACTATGATAAAAAGGATGCTTTCAAGAGACTCTTCAGGAAGACTGTCTGCATCTGAAATACTTCATTTGATGTCCGTTGATAAAAACAACTCACTTAAAACTCCTTTTACAAGTTTTTCAGATTCTGCATATAAATCCAGCATTTGA
- the EIF2AK2 gene encoding interferon-induced, double-stranded RNA-activated protein kinase isoform X5 translates to MERECMKKLNEYCQRQKLTLVYADVKVTGLSHDPEFTVVVKIDGVEYRTGTGKNKKEARAVAAKETWEMIEKQLESPSNMQAEELVTSPVTLPPVPDNDYVSRLNMFSQRTRRLVDYSKKQCSGGAHAPMFSCSCVISGTVYGIGTGPSLAAAKQAAAKQAYEKLDKEGSLTHIPWIPLRRKTILILIGSEKSNSNFTLGEHSNSSRAPIQSDSDSSICFEDSAEKLVEKMKDMRVCEKPSPSWRDTLKGKRQLAANFGNIRNEGEKKKMSDSDESLPHLDTDTRESPYTVNQRFLESFRNIEPIGEGAFGNVFKGIAKNADRTYAVKRVCFTKKVNREVKELARLDHENIVRYYFSWEGDDYVTYPDSRKKSEKKLHCLFITMEFCEQGTLENWIEKKRQTRKYHEMAQNKFLQVLKGVEYIHSKDLIHRDLKPQNIFISHEDKIKIGDFGLVTSLAYGTLSKNRGTESYMAPEQFGDKYGKEVDIYALGLIWFEVLSPCSRHEKSEIWHDIREGKLPERLINQFPAEATMIKRMLSRDSSGRLSASEILHLMSVDKNNSLKTPFTSFSDSAYKSSI, encoded by the exons GTTCACAGTTGTGGTTAAAATAGATGGTGTAGAATACCGTACAGGCACTGGTAAAAATAAGAAGGAAGCAAGAGCAGTAGCAGCAAAAGAAACCTGGGAAATGATTGAAAAACAG cTAGAGAGTCCTTCAAATATGCAAGCTGAAGAATTAGTGACAAGTCCAGTGACCTTACCACCTGTACCAGACAATGACTATGTCAGCCGACTAAATATGTTTTCACAAAGGACACGGAGATTAGTTGATTATTCTAAGAAACAGTGTTCTGGAGGTGCCCATGCTCCCAT GTTTTCTTGTAGCTGTGTGATTAGTGGTACGGTGTATGGAATTGGCACTGGACCTTCTCTAGCTGCTGCAAAACAAGCTGCTGCAAAACAGGCATATGAGAAGCTAGACAAGGAAGGCTCTCTAACA CATATTCCATGGATTCCactgaggaggaaaacaatCCTTATTTTG ataggAAGTGAAAAATCTAACAGCAATTTTACACTTGGCGAACATAGTAATTCCTCTCGAGCGCCAATTCAGTCTGACTCAGA CAGCAGTATTTGCTTTGAAGACTCAGCTGAAAAGTTggtagaaaaaatgaaagacatgCGAGTATGTGAAAAGCCTTCACCTTCTTGG aGAGACACCCTGAAAGGTAAAAG ACAATTGGCAGCTAATTTTGGTAACATCAGAAAcgagggagagaaaaaaaagatgtcagaTTCAGATGAAAGTTTGCCACATTTGGACACAGATACCAGGGAAAGCCCATACACTGTGAATCAAAG attcctTGAGAGTTTTAGAAATATAGAGCCTATTGGTGAAGGCGCTTTTGGGAATGTTTTCAAAGGAATAGCAAAGAATGCTGACAGAACCTATGCAGTCAAACGAGTTTGCTTCACAAA GAAGGTAAATCGTGAAGTAAAAGAACTTGCGAGGCTTGACCATGAAAACATAGTGCGCTATTATTTTAGCTGGGAAGGAGATGACTATGTAACTTACCCAGACTCGAG gaagaaGTCAGAGAAAAAATTGCACTGTCTTTTCATCACAATGGAATTCTGTGAACAAGGGACATTGGAAAACTGGATTGAAAAGAAGAGACAAACCCGAAAGTATCATGAAATGgcacaaaacaaatttttacaAGTACTGAAAGGAGTAGAATATATTCATTCTAAAGACTTAATTCATCGAGACCTCAAG cctcaaaatatattcatatcacatgaagataaaataaaaataggcgACTTTGGTCTTGTGACTTCTCTGGCATATGGGACTCTGAGTAAGAACAGAGGAACAGAATCATATATGGCACCAGAACAG TTTGGGGACAAATACGGAAAGGAAGTAGATATTTATGCACTGGGATTAATTTGGTTTGAAGTTCTTTCTCCATGCAGTCGTCATGAAAAAAGTGAG ATATGGCATGATATTAGAGAAGGTAAACTTCCAGAGCGCTTAATCAACCAATTTCCAGCAGAG GCAACTATGATAAAAAGGATGCTTTCAAGAGACTCTTCAGGAAGACTGTCTGCATCTGAAATACTTCATTTGATGTCCGTTGATAAAAACAACTCACTTAAAACTCCTTTTACAAGTTTTTCAGATTCTGCATATAAATCCAGCATTTGA